One part of the Halopenitus persicus genome encodes these proteins:
- a CDS encoding elongation factor EF-2, whose product MGRRKKIVQECERLMDNPEHIRNIAIAAHVDHGKTTLSDNLLAGAGMISEDTAGEQLAMDTKEDEQERGITIDAANVSMTHEYDDTNHLINLIDTPGHVDFGGDVTRAMRAVDGALVVVDAVEGAMPQTETVLRQALREGVKPTLFINKVDRLISELQEGPQEMQERLLAVISDVNELIRGMAENMDDIPEDWTVSVEDGTVGFGSALYKWGVSMPSMQRTGMDFGDIIDLERADKREELHERTPLSDVVLDMVCEHFPNPVDAQPRRVPRIWRGDPDSALAESMQLVDEDGEVVFMVTDISMDPHAGEIATGRVFSGTLEKGQELYVSGTAGKNRLQSVGLFMGSEREEVERVPAGNIASVTGLRDAIAGSTVSSVEMTPFESIEHISEPVITKSVEAKNMDDLPKLIETLQQVAKEDPTIQIEINEDTGEHLISGQGELHLEVITQRIRDNQGIPVITGEPIVVYREQPQEESREVEGQSPNRHNKFYITVEPMDQDIVDAIQLGEVSMDMPELERREALQEAGMDKDTSQNVEDIHRTNILIDDTKGIQHLNETMELVLEGLQEALDDGPLAAEPVQGALFRLHDAKLHEDTIHRGPAQVIPAVRDAVHRALIDGEVRLLEPIQDVRIDVPSEHMGAASGEIQGRRGRVDDMYQEGDLMVVEGIAPVEEMIGFSSDIRSATEGRASWNTENAGFRVLVDNLQREKIMEIRERKGMKLELPQSIDYI is encoded by the coding sequence ATGGGCCGACGCAAGAAAATCGTCCAGGAATGTGAACGGCTGATGGACAATCCGGAGCACATCCGGAACATCGCCATCGCCGCTCACGTCGACCACGGGAAGACGACGCTCTCGGACAACCTCCTCGCCGGGGCGGGGATGATCTCCGAGGACACGGCAGGCGAGCAGCTCGCGATGGACACGAAGGAGGACGAACAGGAACGCGGGATCACGATCGACGCGGCGAACGTCTCGATGACCCACGAGTACGACGACACCAACCACCTCATCAACCTCATCGACACGCCGGGCCACGTCGACTTCGGCGGCGACGTCACCCGTGCGATGCGCGCGGTCGACGGCGCGCTGGTGGTCGTGGACGCCGTCGAGGGCGCGATGCCCCAGACGGAGACGGTCCTTCGGCAGGCCCTACGCGAGGGCGTCAAGCCGACCCTGTTCATCAACAAGGTCGACCGCCTCATCTCCGAGCTCCAGGAGGGCCCCCAGGAGATGCAGGAGCGCCTGCTCGCGGTCATCAGCGACGTCAACGAGCTCATCCGCGGGATGGCGGAGAACATGGACGACATCCCGGAGGACTGGACGGTTTCCGTCGAGGACGGGACCGTCGGCTTCGGCTCCGCGCTGTACAAGTGGGGCGTCTCGATGCCCTCGATGCAGCGGACCGGGATGGACTTCGGCGACATCATCGACCTGGAGCGGGCCGACAAGCGCGAGGAGCTCCACGAGCGGACGCCGCTTTCGGACGTCGTGCTCGACATGGTCTGTGAGCACTTCCCGAACCCGGTCGACGCCCAGCCCCGCCGTGTCCCGCGCATCTGGCGCGGCGACCCGGACTCCGCCCTCGCGGAGTCAATGCAGCTCGTCGACGAGGACGGCGAGGTCGTCTTCATGGTCACCGACATCTCGATGGACCCGCACGCCGGCGAGATCGCGACCGGCCGCGTCTTCTCCGGTACCCTCGAGAAGGGGCAGGAGCTGTACGTCTCCGGGACGGCCGGCAAGAACCGCCTCCAGAGCGTCGGCCTCTTCATGGGGTCGGAACGCGAGGAAGTGGAACGCGTTCCCGCCGGCAACATCGCTTCGGTCACCGGCCTGCGCGACGCGATCGCCGGTTCCACGGTCTCCTCGGTGGAGATGACGCCGTTCGAGTCGATCGAACACATCTCCGAGCCGGTCATCACGAAGTCCGTCGAGGCGAAGAACATGGACGACCTGCCGAAGCTCATCGAGACGCTCCAGCAGGTCGCCAAGGAGGATCCGACCATCCAGATCGAGATCAACGAGGACACCGGCGAGCACCTGATCAGCGGACAGGGCGAGCTGCACCTCGAGGTCATCACCCAGCGGATCCGCGACAACCAGGGCATCCCGGTCATCACGGGCGAACCGATCGTCGTCTACCGCGAACAGCCCCAGGAGGAGTCCCGCGAGGTCGAGGGGCAGTCGCCGAACCGACACAACAAGTTCTACATCACGGTCGAGCCGATGGACCAGGACATCGTCGACGCGATCCAGCTCGGCGAGGTCTCGATGGACATGCCCGAACTGGAGCGCCGTGAGGCGCTGCAGGAGGCCGGAATGGACAAGGACACCTCCCAGAACGTGGAGGACATCCACCGGACCAACATCCTCATCGACGACACGAAGGGTATCCAACACCTCAACGAGACGATGGAGCTCGTTCTCGAGGGGCTCCAGGAGGCCCTCGACGACGGCCCGCTCGCCGCCGAGCCGGTCCAGGGCGCGCTGTTCCGCCTCCACGACGCCAAGCTCCACGAGGACACGATCCACCGCGGTCCGGCACAGGTCATCCCGGCGGTGCGCGACGCGGTTCACCGTGCGCTCATCGACGGCGAGGTCCGCCTGCTCGAGCCGATCCAGGACGTCCGGATCGACGTCCCCTCCGAGCACATGGGCGCCGCCTCCGGCGAGATCCAGGGCCGCCGCGGCCGCGTCGACGACATGTACCAGGAGGGCGACCTGATGGTCGTCGAGGGCATCGCGCCGGTCGAGGAGATGATCGGCTTCTCGAGCGACATCCGCTCGGCCACCGAGGGCCGCGCCTCCTGGAACACGGAGAACGCCGGCTTCCGCGTGCTCGTCGACAACCTCCAGCGCGAGAAGATCATGGAGATTCGCGAGCGCAAGGGAATGAAGCTCGAGCTGCCGCAGTCGATCGACTACATCTAA
- a CDS encoding DUF5781 family protein: protein MDLRVHGDVAPDPFLSAADLFETEFTVADPVRVRVRENPDERTWAAHYPDHHVLNISRRAATSAMARELAIHEFAHMVRHEESHPSHTQSTEEALYLGLAGESIERRKLTHCYQIANHMKDIYADDITLSVAPADKLLGFLESTLAGAIADRPVPPRPGSTPVTPGADPEITAVNAAFALALVERHGLADRDHRLYDLARAAGSDAPAIDVPDFKRRFLALGPNPSESDYRKALVDATRAYAV from the coding sequence ATGGACCTCCGAGTACACGGCGACGTCGCTCCCGACCCGTTCCTGAGCGCGGCCGACCTCTTCGAGACGGAGTTCACGGTGGCGGACCCGGTTCGGGTTCGCGTCCGTGAGAACCCCGACGAGCGCACGTGGGCCGCCCACTATCCGGACCACCACGTGCTCAACATCTCGCGGCGGGCGGCGACGAGCGCGATGGCCCGCGAGTTGGCGATTCACGAGTTCGCCCACATGGTTCGTCACGAGGAGTCGCACCCGTCACACACCCAGTCCACCGAGGAGGCGCTCTATCTCGGACTCGCCGGCGAGTCGATCGAGCGTCGCAAACTCACTCACTGTTATCAGATCGCGAATCACATGAAGGACATCTACGCCGACGACATCACGCTCTCGGTCGCGCCGGCGGACAAGCTCCTCGGATTCCTGGAGTCGACCCTTGCGGGCGCGATTGCGGACCGACCGGTCCCGCCACGCCCGGGATCGACGCCGGTCACGCCCGGGGCCGACCCTGAAATAACGGCGGTCAACGCCGCGTTCGCCCTCGCGCTGGTCGAGCGTCACGGCCTCGCCGACCGCGACCACCGGCTGTACGACCTCGCACGGGCGGCCGGCAGCGATGCACCCGCGATCGACGTTCCGGACTTCAAGCGTCGATTCCTCGCGCTCGGACCGAACCCCTCCGAAAGCGACTATCGGAAGGCGTTGGTCGACGCGACGCGAGCGTACGCGGTCTAG
- a CDS encoding 30S ribosomal protein S7, whose product MSESDDAEAAEAQTPEPDAPADSDAATENALLFGVWDVSEIAYSDPSTKRYLNVTPIAHTMGRHASKQFQKSEISLVERLINRLMQNEENTGKKQQATRIVRDAFDLVHERTDENPVQVLVTAVENAAPREETVRLKYGGISVPKAVDVAPQRRVDQALKFIADGVESATYKSTTTAAEALASQLTGAADYDVETYAISQKEERERVAAAAR is encoded by the coding sequence ATGAGCGAGAGCGACGACGCGGAGGCGGCCGAGGCACAGACGCCCGAGCCAGACGCGCCCGCCGACAGCGATGCTGCCACCGAGAACGCCCTGCTGTTCGGCGTCTGGGACGTCTCGGAGATCGCCTACAGCGACCCCTCCACGAAGCGGTACCTCAACGTGACGCCGATCGCCCACACGATGGGCCGTCACGCCTCCAAGCAGTTCCAGAAGTCGGAGATATCGCTCGTCGAGCGGCTCATCAACCGGCTGATGCAGAACGAGGAGAACACCGGCAAGAAACAGCAGGCCACGCGGATCGTCCGTGACGCCTTCGATCTCGTCCACGAGCGGACCGACGAGAACCCGGTGCAGGTCCTCGTGACGGCCGTCGAGAACGCGGCCCCGCGTGAGGAGACCGTCCGCCTGAAGTACGGCGGCATCTCGGTCCCGAAAGCCGTCGACGTCGCGCCCCAGCGCCGCGTCGACCAGGCCCTCAAGTTCATCGCCGACGGCGTCGAGTCGGCGACGTACAAATCCACCACCACGGCCGCCGAGGCGCTGGCCAGCCAGCTCACCGGCGCGGCCGACTACGACGTCGAGACGTACGCGATCTCCCAGAAGGAGGAGCGCGAACGCGTCGCGGCCGCGGCCCGCTAA
- a CDS encoding 30S ribosomal protein S12 has protein sequence MANGKYAARKLKQDRQKRRWSDSEYARRERGLKKKSDPLEGAPQGRGIVLEKVGIEAKQPNSAIRKCVRVQLIKNGKQVTAFCPGDGAISFIDEHDEVTIAGIGGAKGRAMGDLSGVNYKVEKVNGVSMIELVRGNAEKPVR, from the coding sequence ATGGCGAACGGTAAGTACGCGGCCCGCAAGCTCAAACAGGACCGGCAGAAGCGGCGCTGGTCCGACTCCGAGTACGCTCGACGAGAGCGCGGGCTCAAAAAGAAGTCAGACCCGCTCGAGGGCGCGCCGCAGGGCCGCGGCATCGTCCTGGAGAAGGTCGGTATCGAAGCCAAACAGCCCAACTCCGCGATCCGGAAGTGCGTCCGGGTCCAGCTCATCAAGAACGGCAAGCAGGTCACGGCGTTCTGTCCGGGCGACGGCGCGATCTCCTTCATCGACGAGCACGACGAGGTCACGATCGCCGGGATCGGCGGCGCGAAGGGTCGCGCGATGGGCGACCTCTCCGGCGTCAACTACAAGGTCGAGAAGGTCAACGGCGTCTCGATGATCGAACTGGTTCGCGGCAACGCGGAGAAGCCCGTCCGATGA
- a CDS encoding DUF5611 family protein, translated as MKEYKMRRGEYLEERMPDLKGSIEEYFGTVSGTEEVNGHELYVVEEPENPVFERIVAGAASYDGKKDKLAVHFEERPAEEVIADGDAEAAADAVDAKNDFLLEATGRDAKSRRDSMKRAVEDESPDY; from the coding sequence ATGAAGGAGTACAAAATGCGCCGCGGCGAGTACCTCGAGGAGCGAATGCCGGATCTGAAGGGATCGATCGAGGAGTACTTCGGCACGGTCTCGGGCACGGAAGAGGTCAACGGCCACGAGCTATACGTCGTTGAGGAACCGGAGAATCCGGTCTTCGAACGGATAGTCGCCGGCGCGGCGAGCTACGACGGCAAGAAGGACAAACTCGCAGTCCACTTCGAAGAGCGGCCCGCCGAGGAGGTCATCGCCGACGGGGACGCGGAGGCAGCCGCCGATGCGGTCGACGCGAAGAACGACTTTCTCCTCGAGGCGACCGGCCGCGACGCCAAGTCCCGCCGTGACTCGATGAAACGGGCCGTCGAGGACGAGTCGCCCGACTACTGA
- a CDS encoding DUF7093 family protein, whose amino-acid sequence MGLRCLLGHDFGEPELEREREEEGEQVVVTVREVKRCDRCGESQIVSENTEVTSLDRLTEEADRVDREETPADAGAGDAVETPRSGRNDEPDAAVTVDEEETAGSPTESSTGVGTGSTADDAEIIGTTTRDTAAGTETDVANADAIEPSENSPTDDHGITVEGDGSAEVDVDPDAGGGEPPIADPIETTSSDEDPGDAGPDDGAELIGADEPDDDPDGGTSAADETPGATATRSDASTDDPDAADGVTDDGVILDADAGDTGEAPTRKHGEWPAEDSARTSADESSIEGTNGAETSETPDAAGETRSGASGDASGEDANGTAADLHTGHGEWPEQRGEDEGFNANPDPDAGDPVESAVSFEGGLTPEADDPADYEEATDVLDRSAGADAAVVSGPPDEGGGSIDVEDPGITAVREADVAAEPEESATEYFCPECDLVQPAGRSSMRAGDICPECKRGYIAERPTSKSA is encoded by the coding sequence ATGGGACTCAGGTGTCTGCTCGGACACGACTTCGGGGAGCCGGAACTCGAGCGTGAGCGCGAGGAGGAGGGGGAACAGGTCGTCGTGACCGTCCGCGAGGTGAAGCGGTGTGACCGCTGCGGCGAGTCGCAGATCGTCAGCGAGAACACCGAGGTGACCTCCCTTGACCGGCTCACCGAGGAGGCGGATCGCGTCGATCGGGAGGAGACGCCCGCCGACGCGGGAGCCGGCGATGCGGTCGAGACGCCCCGGTCCGGTCGAAACGACGAGCCGGACGCCGCGGTGACCGTCGACGAGGAGGAAACGGCCGGATCGCCGACCGAATCGAGCACGGGCGTCGGAACCGGATCGACGGCGGACGACGCGGAGATCATCGGCACGACCACCCGCGACACCGCCGCCGGGACGGAGACCGACGTGGCGAACGCCGACGCGATCGAACCGAGCGAGAACTCGCCGACGGACGACCACGGGATCACGGTCGAAGGGGACGGCTCCGCGGAGGTCGACGTCGATCCCGATGCTGGCGGCGGGGAACCACCGATCGCGGACCCGATCGAAACCACCTCGTCGGACGAGGATCCGGGCGACGCGGGCCCGGACGACGGTGCCGAACTGATCGGCGCCGACGAGCCCGACGACGACCCGGATGGCGGGACGAGCGCCGCCGACGAGACGCCAGGAGCGACGGCGACGCGATCGGACGCGTCAACGGACGATCCGGACGCCGCCGACGGCGTGACCGACGACGGCGTCATCCTCGACGCCGACGCCGGCGACACGGGCGAGGCTCCGACACGGAAGCACGGGGAGTGGCCCGCGGAGGATTCCGCGCGGACGAGCGCGGATGAATCGTCGATCGAGGGGACCAATGGGGCCGAAACGTCCGAGACGCCCGACGCAGCTGGCGAGACCCGATCCGGAGCCTCCGGCGACGCGTCCGGCGAGGACGCGAACGGAACCGCAGCCGACCTGCACACCGGCCACGGCGAGTGGCCGGAGCAGCGCGGCGAGGACGAGGGATTCAATGCGAACCCCGACCCGGACGCCGGCGACCCCGTCGAGTCCGCGGTCTCCTTCGAGGGCGGGTTGACACCGGAGGCAGACGACCCGGCCGACTACGAGGAGGCGACTGACGTGCTCGATCGCTCTGCGGGGGCAGACGCCGCCGTCGTGTCGGGGCCCCCGGACGAGGGCGGAGGAAGCATCGACGTCGAGGACCCGGGTATCACCGCGGTGCGCGAGGCCGACGTCGCGGCCGAGCCGGAGGAATCGGCGACCGAATACTTCTGTCCGGAGTGCGACCTCGTCCAGCCGGCGGGCCGGAGTTCGATGCGGGCTGGCGACATCTGTCCCGAGTGCAAGCGTGGCTACATCGCGGAACGGCCAACCTCGAAGTCGGCCTAA
- the ncsA gene encoding tRNA 2-thiolation protein NcsA codes for MDCDKCGADAVTHAAYSGAHLCGEHFRRSVEKRVRRRVREDGLLAPDATPDDPDRWVIGLSGGKDSVVLATILEETFGQDPRVELLGLTIHEGIEGYRDESLAACRELTDDLGMHHEVVSYAEEFGVEMDDVVETDPENMAACAYCGVFRRDLLERYAEELDADKLLTGHNLDDEAQTALMNVLEGDVRQIAKHFDASLGPFGDRDSGPADEPEPDARAESDHFVPRAKPLRDVPEKEVALYCHLRDLPSHMAECPHAAEAYRGEIKSILHELEESHPGTRHSIMAGYEEIAGIVADRYREDGDDDDADLGECAECGSTTSREVCRKCRLIESIEAV; via the coding sequence ATGGACTGTGACAAGTGCGGCGCCGACGCGGTGACCCACGCGGCCTACTCCGGGGCCCATCTCTGTGGGGAGCACTTTCGCCGGTCGGTCGAGAAGCGCGTCCGACGACGCGTTCGCGAGGACGGCCTGCTCGCTCCGGACGCCACCCCGGACGACCCCGATCGATGGGTGATCGGCCTCTCCGGCGGCAAGGACAGCGTCGTTCTCGCGACGATCCTCGAGGAGACGTTCGGTCAGGACCCCCGCGTCGAGCTCCTCGGCCTGACGATCCACGAGGGGATCGAGGGCTACCGCGACGAGAGCCTCGCTGCCTGTCGCGAGCTGACCGACGACCTCGGGATGCACCACGAGGTGGTCTCCTACGCCGAGGAGTTCGGCGTCGAGATGGACGACGTCGTCGAGACCGACCCGGAAAACATGGCTGCCTGCGCCTACTGCGGCGTGTTCCGGCGCGACCTCCTCGAGCGGTACGCCGAGGAGCTCGACGCCGACAAGCTCCTGACCGGCCACAACCTCGACGACGAGGCGCAGACGGCGCTGATGAACGTCCTCGAGGGGGACGTCCGCCAGATCGCCAAACACTTCGACGCCTCGCTCGGGCCCTTCGGCGATCGGGACTCGGGACCGGCCGACGAGCCGGAGCCGGACGCCCGTGCCGAATCGGACCACTTCGTTCCGCGCGCGAAGCCGCTCCGGGACGTCCCCGAGAAGGAGGTCGCACTCTACTGTCACCTTCGCGATCTCCCATCGCACATGGCCGAGTGTCCACACGCCGCGGAGGCCTATCGCGGCGAGATCAAGTCTATCCTCCACGAGCTCGAGGAGTCTCACCCGGGCACGCGTCACTCGATCATGGCCGGCTACGAGGAGATCGCGGGGATCGTCGCCGACCGCTATCGCGAGGACGGTGACGACGACGACGCCGACCTCGGCGAGTGCGCCGAGTGTGGCTCGACGACGAGCCGCGAGGTCTGCCGGAAGTGTCGGCTGATCGAGTCGATCGAGGCGGTCTAG
- a CDS encoding SDR family NAD(P)-dependent oxidoreductase, whose protein sequence is MTRGTSDDDRQDGGDRRDDGDAQRDGDGRLHDEAVILTGASRGLGASMATQFVREGANVALTARGESDLRTVAESVADAPGDTIVVPTDVTDEAAVAALVEATVDAFGEVTGLVNNAGIGTLSLHDERRTVLETESADWRRILEVNLTGSFLCVRHAVPELLDAGGGNVINVSSGLGRRAAPGWGPYVASKWGLEGFSRTLSDEIADAGVNVNCLDPGGRVGTRFWDHLPEGERDDVLEPDVMDEAATRLLAQGSGGVTRESHPAAEWERRLDRDGSASNEEANGK, encoded by the coding sequence ATGACGCGAGGAACATCCGACGACGACCGGCAGGACGGCGGGGACCGACGGGACGACGGCGACGCCCAACGCGACGGCGACGGACGACTCCACGATGAGGCCGTGATCCTCACGGGCGCCAGTCGTGGGCTGGGCGCCTCGATGGCCACGCAGTTCGTTCGTGAGGGCGCGAACGTCGCGCTCACCGCGCGTGGCGAGTCGGACCTCCGCACCGTCGCCGAATCGGTCGCCGACGCGCCGGGCGACACGATCGTCGTCCCCACCGACGTGACCGACGAGGCGGCGGTCGCCGCGCTCGTGGAGGCGACCGTGGATGCGTTCGGCGAGGTAACCGGGCTCGTGAACAACGCGGGGATCGGAACGCTGAGCCTGCACGACGAGCGACGCACCGTCCTGGAGACCGAGTCCGCGGACTGGCGTCGGATCCTCGAGGTCAACCTGACGGGCTCGTTCCTCTGTGTTCGACACGCCGTTCCGGAGCTGCTCGACGCCGGCGGCGGAAACGTGATCAACGTCTCCTCCGGGCTGGGACGACGCGCGGCGCCCGGCTGGGGCCCCTACGTCGCCTCGAAGTGGGGACTCGAGGGGTTCAGCCGCACGCTGTCCGACGAGATCGCGGACGCGGGCGTGAACGTCAACTGTCTCGACCCCGGCGGCCGGGTCGGGACGCGTTTCTGGGATCACCTTCCCGAAGGGGAACGGGACGACGTCCTCGAACCGGACGTGATGGACGAGGCGGCGACCAGGCTGCTCGCGCAGGGATCGGGCGGGGTCACCCGCGAGTCACATCCCGCCGCGGAGTGGGAACGGCGGCTGGATCGGGACGGATCGGCGTCGAACGAAGAGGCGAACGGGAAGTGA
- a CDS encoding YbjQ family protein, producing MTDVTITTTDGLENREITTYHGVVSGEAVIGANVVSDIAAGIRDVVGGRSGSYEKKIETGRIEAIADLEDEAADRGADAVVGASFDYEEMGEGMLWVNLSGTAVSTRPR from the coding sequence ATGACCGACGTCACGATCACGACGACGGACGGCCTGGAGAACCGCGAGATAACGACGTACCACGGCGTGGTGTCCGGCGAGGCGGTCATCGGCGCGAACGTCGTCAGCGACATCGCCGCCGGCATTCGGGACGTCGTCGGCGGACGCAGCGGGTCCTACGAGAAGAAGATCGAGACCGGACGGATCGAGGCGATCGCGGACCTCGAGGACGAGGCCGCCGACCGCGGCGCCGACGCGGTCGTGGGCGCGTCCTTCGACTACGAGGAGATGGGCGAGGGAATGCTGTGGGTCAATCTCTCCGGGACGGCGGTCAGCACCCGCCCGCGCTAG
- a CDS encoding nicotinamide-nucleotide adenylyltransferase: MRGFYIGRFQPFHDGHLHMVEEIAEEVDELVLGIGSAGDSHSTRNPFTAGERVMMVTKAVEDLDLTTYVVPIEDLERNSVWVSHVQSMSPAFQVAYSNNPLVIRLFEEAGVEVRQSPMFRRDVLEGTELRERMIHDRDWQTLVPDAVVEVIEETDGVDRIRRIAETDSNGSSL, from the coding sequence ATGCGGGGGTTCTACATCGGCCGCTTCCAGCCGTTTCACGACGGCCACCTCCATATGGTCGAGGAGATCGCCGAGGAGGTCGACGAGCTCGTCCTCGGCATCGGGTCCGCGGGCGACTCACACTCCACGCGGAACCCCTTCACCGCGGGCGAACGCGTGATGATGGTGACGAAGGCGGTCGAGGACCTCGACCTCACGACCTACGTCGTTCCGATCGAGGACCTCGAACGCAACTCCGTCTGGGTCAGCCACGTCCAGAGCATGTCGCCGGCGTTCCAGGTCGCCTACTCGAACAACCCGCTCGTCATCCGGCTCTTCGAGGAGGCCGGCGTCGAGGTCCGGCAGTCGCCGATGTTCCGGCGCGACGTTCTCGAGGGAACCGAACTGCGCGAGCGGATGATCCACGACCGCGACTGGCAGACCCTCGTGCCCGACGCCGTCGTCGAGGTCATCGAGGAGACCGACGGCGTCGACCGGATCCGGCGGATCGCCGAAACGGACTCGAACGGCAGTTCGCTTTAA